The window ttttcccaggcaagagcccaaccaagtgatagtttcagacttgctggcactctgccgaaggctgagctataatcaatgaaaagcttcctcacgtagttcccatggtgctccaggtggctcagttctgtgtgtagagcaatggcgttagcatcctcagtggacctgttagctctataatcaaactggtgagggtcaactgagggagggattgtattcctgatatggcgggctatcaacttttcaaagcacttcatgatcacaggcgtgagagcaacaggcctataatcattcatcctgtcaatggttggctttttggggacggataatggtggcagatttcaggcaggatggaatgatggattgttgcagggaacaattgaagatctttgggaaaacaccagtcagctggtcagcacaggctttgagcaccttcccaggtactccgtcaggaccagcagccttcctggtgttcacagtccgcagtacctgtctcacttcatgttcctgaagcgcCAATGTACTGCTGCAGGTTGGTGGTGGAtaagttgagactgggtctgatttgtcagtctcaaagcgggcaaagaaacggttcaattcctctgctagtgaggcatctgcgttaacagccacattattgtcattgtaattggtaatacagacgctcccctacttacgaacgagttaggttccgagcgattgttcctaagttgaatttgtttgtaagttgattcagtgctatattttgtattataatttatgtttaaggcctatataagtatattgaaggtttatataagtgcatttgtatgtttaaggcttgtataagtaacacgcattggtttgtactgaaaaaaacatttaataaaatggagagaatatgtacagtactgtatagagagagagagatttatgtattagaaactggccgaaagaagcgatctaacgacgattgcacagttttcttctttttttcatcataaatgatgctgtagcactgtatggcatcattcaattgatttgcaaactttgtgcaacgttcaatatttgggtcctgctgctcgatctttctgtttataaatggtactgacggtcgaacgattcaagttgttatatgtgcaacgcttaccactctcacgcgcatcaagcttcgttattattgccactcgtttcaaatgaaatggcttgcctcttccttgcaactccctcaatagaagcctttcactttttaccaaccatattcaataatggatgcacgagatatttaatgatacagatgaaaaaggttctttgcgcactggagatacgtcacgcacttccgcattgcaacgaagaaggtagatgctgggtgagctgagccctcacagcgccaagcgtattagcggcggaaagaggCACTTCTcggaaaaaacatacaaaattggactcacgaacatttttcgacttaaacgcaatttgcagacatgttcgtatgtaccgttgttcgtaagttgaatgttcgtaagtaggggagcgtctgtatgtcgtattccctgccacatctatgagttatttcctgtgaagtgctcctcaattttctttgtatttgctgccttggcctttttaatgcctctcttcagctctgctctggcagcgctgtattgtaccttgtcccctgacctgaaggcagtgttacggcatttgatgagtgtctgtgtctccttggtcatccagggtttttggttaggaaaaaaacatatccgtttataaacagtgacgttgtccgtgcagttgttgatgtaggaaagtacagtgtccgtgtagtcctggaggttgtgttgttcaaaaagttcccaaagtggtgcgggaaaaacagtcctgcagctgagaaaggacgTCCTCGggacatgtttttattatctttatttgtggccttgttagcctccggagtggggtgaatgagggggtgaggtacaggcagagatggtctgatctaGCTAGGTgaaggaggggtgtggctctataagcatgtttgatattagaataaacatggtctagagcaggggtgcaggttttcattccaactcaacaagaggataacttttgcaagtgtaatcagtaaattaaagtcaggtgctacttattttagaagacacctgattggttaaaatgtcggcactggatcggttggaacaaaaaacaggacccaatgcggccctcggcggaatcggtttgacacgtggtctagagttttatctcctctggtgtgacacttcacgtactggataaacttaggcagaacagcctttaaacatgctttgttgaagtcaccggcgacaataaagactccattggggtggtcaagctgctgtttgtttacggcCGCTAGCAGGATGCTAAGTGCcatgctaacattagcttccagtgggatgtaaacagccattacaatgacaatcgttagctctctaggtagatagaatgttctgcaccgtactgccaagagctctaaatccggggagcagtgagtgttaatgatcttattattgcagcaccattcattgtgtatgtacatgtaaaggagaacccccccccccccacccccctttgcttttccctgataATTCTTTCGAAAGATCATTTCGAAACAGCgcccggctagctagcgataccgcggtgTCAGGGATTTccaggtgtagccacgtttccgtgatgaaaataatgttgcagttcctgacaaagctgttggtagcaagctgaagttccaaatcgtccattttgtgggtgatggatctggcgttggtcaagaagatactcggaagcgttgctcggtgtggttgctaccttagcttagcagctaggcctgcccggcatccgcgcttttgctttctttcccttcgccgccgccgtcgtactctgagtgggctgactatccacggacatcccggtggtctcaagatttcctcgggaatattgtaggtccgttggtaatctgttgtgatgtatATATCGCATCTGCTCCCgaaagtaattaaatcctggagactttagaaaaagtttgcctcgcagatgttagtaaataacgataagattgagaaaacaaaacaccaaacaggagagcatagagccgctgcacccgtgcgcgccaccATCTTGATATCTTTGTTGGATCCGGGGGAGCCGTTTGGGGCCGAGGATTCTTTTGCAGCCCTTCAATGGCAGCGGAGGACAAAAGTCGCATGTCGTTGTCTAACGGTGATGTAGTGTTGAAACCGAGGTTATGTCCTAAAAGTTACTTCTTCAATGATTTATCATAATGTTCATTGAACTTGTCAACATTCCCActgtgattgattgttttgtgacgaaatgaatgtatggcgccctcttccgtttggttttatttctgtgaacaagaaattcagtcattttataattggaaaatggttgatcatttatctttgtgtctttgcaggtttcagaaatgatcttggtgctgatgggcaggagtctgttgaccttgaaggggaagttgagctcccacaaatcaaagaggaggagcaagagttccctcaacaacaaatgggagacgagcaacttccgaTCAAaacggaggaagatcatttcacctggtcacttagtGAGTtcatgaagagggaagatgttctgggcgtggccagcggaggggcggagcctgcaaacaccacaacatggacccaaattaaagaggaggagccagagttctctcaacagtgcaaaagagaagagcaacctccaatccaaaacgaggaatgtgtcaaatggtcaactggtgagcctttcaagagtgaagatgatctgggcgtggccagcggaggggcggagcctgaaaacgcctcagcatggccccaaattaaagaggaggagccagagttctctcaacagtgcaaaagagaagagcaacctccaatccaaaacgaggaatgtgtcaaatggtcaactggtgagcctttcattaatcccccaaataataataaacctgctactgaaaaaaagataatgctttttttaatgcctcccctttggcgatagcattttaacataattaaaatctaaaacataaaagacaatgtttacaatgaaaatgctccaaaaaagatttcactaattttaaggagctacatcaccagtgaagaaacttttctgaccaatagtgccatactttgaaaaatgcccctataaacagttttcaactcatgttgctgttgacgagagtactacagtagtaagtactgcattgtgacgaaatgaatgtatggcgccctattccgtttggtttcatttctgttaacaataaattcagtcattttataattagaaaatggttaatcaatTATCTTTgtatctttgcaggtttcagaaatgatcttggttctgatgggcaggagtctgttgaccttgaacgggaagttgagctccccgaaatcaaagaggaggagccagagttccctcaacaacaaatgggtgacgagcaacttccaatcaaaagggaggaagatgatttcacctggtcacttggtgagttcgtgaagagggaagatgttctgggcgtggccagcggaggggcggagcctgcaaacaccaaaacatggcccctaattaaagaggaggagccagagttccctcaacagtgcaaaagagaagagcaacctccaatcaaaaataaggaatgtgtcaaatggtcaactgatgagcctttcaagagtgaagatgatctgggcgtggccaacataggggcggagcttctgagcggcagctcaacagaaggatggcgagcagaaaatttaattgctcctttattagatggcaacgacttgctttttgacgatgatgatgttgaagatgttaagaaaaatcgcagtggcgacaaactctgcaaatgctttcagtgtgggaaaacttttgggaaaaagtcttctttgaaaacacatatgaggagccacactggggagaaacccttatcatgtacagtttgtggtaaaacatttacacacaagggaaaattaaaaatacacacaagaacccacacgggtgacaaatcatttttatgctcagtttgtggtcaaacatttacacggaaggaacacttaaatcttcacacaagaacccacactggtgaaaaaccattttcgtgttcagtttgtggtaaaacatttacacggaaggaccacttaaatcttcacacaagaacccacactggtgaaaaaccatttgcgtgctcagtttgtggtaaaagatttacagagaacggaatcttaaaaatacacataagaacccacactggtgaaaaaccattttcatgttcagtttgtggtaaaacatttacacggaaggaacacttaaatcttcacacaagaacccacactggtgaaaaaccatttgcgtgctcagtttgtggtaaaagatttacagagaagagaaacttaaaaagacacacaagaacccacactggtgaaaaaccatttgcatgctcagtttgtggtaaaagatttacagagaacagaagcttaaaaatacacacaagaacccacactggtgaaaaaccatttgcatgctcagtttgtggtaaaagatttacagagaacggaagcttaaaaatacacacaagaacccacactggtgaaaaaccattttcgtgttcagtttgcggtaaagccttttctcaaaagcaagaattacaaaaacacacaagaatccacacaggtgaaaaaccatttccgtgttcagtttgtggtaaaacatttacacggaaggcaaccttaaaaatgcacacaagaacccacactggtgaaaaatcattttcgtgctcagtttgtggtcaaacattcacatggAAGCActgcttaattagtcatgcaagaacccacactggcgaaaaaccattttcgtgctcagtttgtggtaaaagatttacagagaagggacagttaaaaatacacacaagaacacacactggtgaaaaaccatttgcatgctcaatttgtggtaaaagattcacagggaacggaagcttaaatcttcacacaagaacccacactggcgaaaaaccattttcgtgctcagtttgtggtaaaagtttTACAGAGAacagaagcttaaaaatacacacaagaacccacagaggtgaaaaaccattttcgtgctcagtttgtggtaaaagatttacagagaatggaggtttaaaagtacacacaagaacccacacgggtgaaaagccattttcgtgttcagtttgcggtaaagccttttctcaaaggcaagatttacaaaaacacacaagaacccacactg is drawn from Stigmatopora argus isolate UIUO_Sarg chromosome 20, RoL_Sarg_1.0, whole genome shotgun sequence and contains these coding sequences:
- the LOC144065867 gene encoding uncharacterized protein LOC144065867 isoform X1, with translation MSGRTTPVAAKFQKELYGVKEDLSCNQHFFVCKMMQAKVVLHKLEGFRNDLGADGQESVDLEGEVELPQIKEEEQEFPQQQMGDEQLPIKTEEDHFTWSLSEFMKREDVLGVASGGAEPANTTTWTQIKEEEPEFSQQCKREEQPPIQNEECVKWSTGEPFKSEDDLGVASGGAEPENASAWPQIKEEEPEFSQQCKREEQPPIQNEECVKWSTGFRNDLGSDGQESVDLEREVELPEIKEEEPEFPQQQMGDEQLPIKREEDDFTWSLGEFVKREDVLGVASGGAEPANTKTWPLIKEEEPEFPQQCKREEQPPIKNKECVKWSTDEPFKSEDDLGVANIGAELLSGSSTEGWRAENLIAPLLDGNDLLFDDDDVEDVKKNRSGDKLCKCFQCGKTFGKKSSLKTHMRSHTGEKPLSCTVCGKTFTHKGKLKIHTRTHTGDKSFLCSVCGQTFTRKEHLNLHTRTHTGEKPFSCSVCGKTFTRKDHLNLHTRTHTGEKPFACSVCGKRFTENGILKIHIRTHTGEKPFSCSVCGKTFTRKEHLNLHTRTHTGEKPFACSVCGKRFTEKRNLKRHTRTHTGEKPFACSVCGKRFTENRSLKIHTRTHTGEKPFACSVCGKRFTENGSLKIHTRTHTGEKPFSCSVCGKAFSQKQELQKHTRIHTGEKPFPCSVCGKTFTRKATLKMHTRTHTGEKSFSCSVCGQTFTWKHCLISHARTHTGEKPFSCSVCGKRFTEKGQLKIHTRTHTGEKPFACSICGKRFTGNGSLNLHTRTHTGEKPFSCSVCGKSFTENRSLKIHTRTHRGEKPFSCSVCGKRFTENGGLKVHTRTHTGEKPFSCSVCGKAFSQRQDLQKHTRTHTGEKPFSCSVCGKAFSQKQQLKTHTRTHTGEKPF
- the LOC144065867 gene encoding uncharacterized protein LOC144065867 isoform X2; translation: MGDEQLPIKTEEDHFTWSLSEFMKREDVLGVASGGAEPANTTTWTQIKEEEPEFSQQCKREEQPPIQNEECVKWSTGEPFKSEDDLGVASGGAEPENASAWPQIKEEEPEFSQQCKREEQPPIQNEECVKWSTGFRNDLGSDGQESVDLEREVELPEIKEEEPEFPQQQMGDEQLPIKREEDDFTWSLGEFVKREDVLGVASGGAEPANTKTWPLIKEEEPEFPQQCKREEQPPIKNKECVKWSTDEPFKSEDDLGVANIGAELLSGSSTEGWRAENLIAPLLDGNDLLFDDDDVEDVKKNRSGDKLCKCFQCGKTFGKKSSLKTHMRSHTGEKPLSCTVCGKTFTHKGKLKIHTRTHTGDKSFLCSVCGQTFTRKEHLNLHTRTHTGEKPFSCSVCGKTFTRKDHLNLHTRTHTGEKPFACSVCGKRFTENGILKIHIRTHTGEKPFSCSVCGKTFTRKEHLNLHTRTHTGEKPFACSVCGKRFTEKRNLKRHTRTHTGEKPFACSVCGKRFTENRSLKIHTRTHTGEKPFACSVCGKRFTENGSLKIHTRTHTGEKPFSCSVCGKAFSQKQELQKHTRIHTGEKPFPCSVCGKTFTRKATLKMHTRTHTGEKSFSCSVCGQTFTWKHCLISHARTHTGEKPFSCSVCGKRFTEKGQLKIHTRTHTGEKPFACSICGKRFTGNGSLNLHTRTHTGEKPFSCSVCGKSFTENRSLKIHTRTHRGEKPFSCSVCGKRFTENGGLKVHTRTHTGEKPFSCSVCGKAFSQRQDLQKHTRTHTGEKPFSCSVCGKAFSQKQQLKTHTRTHTGEKPF